A portion of the Granulosicoccus antarcticus IMCC3135 genome contains these proteins:
- a CDS encoding amino acid ABC transporter permease — MISRTLKRFHWLDVLILVVLAAFVAIVWYRIDGALNYKWRWEIIPNYILRWNEETQSWVPNILLQGVITTLRVSVYASVLAIVLGTLLGIARCSTNLAIRMLARTYLEFLRNIPPVVVIFIFYFFLSEQLVVAFNIESWARAIARSEDKAAWEFFFGDMRRFPSLVSGVIVLALFESAFVGEIVRAGIQSIGKGQHEAAQSIGMSRIDQMRFIVLPQAMKKVVPPMANQFISLIKDSSIISLISVQELTFKTVELVASTRAIFEAWITTAAFYFLICFVLSMLFRRLEYQADTR, encoded by the coding sequence ATGATCTCTCGGACTCTCAAGCGATTTCACTGGCTGGATGTGCTCATCCTGGTCGTGCTTGCCGCGTTTGTGGCAATCGTCTGGTATCGCATTGATGGTGCACTGAATTACAAGTGGCGATGGGAAATCATCCCCAACTACATTCTGCGCTGGAATGAGGAGACGCAAAGCTGGGTCCCCAATATATTGCTGCAAGGTGTCATAACCACCCTTAGAGTCAGTGTGTATGCCAGTGTCCTGGCAATTGTGCTGGGAACCTTGCTCGGTATTGCCAGATGCTCCACCAATCTGGCTATCCGGATGTTGGCAAGAACCTACCTTGAGTTTCTGCGCAATATCCCACCTGTTGTTGTCATCTTCATTTTCTACTTCTTTCTTTCCGAGCAACTCGTCGTTGCCTTCAATATCGAATCATGGGCAAGAGCCATCGCTCGCTCCGAGGACAAGGCTGCCTGGGAGTTTTTCTTTGGTGACATGCGCCGATTTCCTTCGCTGGTGTCCGGTGTTATCGTGCTGGCGCTATTCGAAAGCGCCTTTGTTGGTGAGATAGTACGAGCGGGCATTCAGTCGATTGGCAAAGGACAGCACGAAGCGGCTCAATCCATTGGCATGTCACGCATCGACCAGATGCGATTTATCGTATTGCCACAAGCGATGAAAAAAGTCGTGCCACCCATGGCTAACCAGTTCATCTCCCTCATCAAGGACAGTTCCATCATCTCTTTGATATCGGTGCAGGAGCTGACCTTCAAAACGGTGGAGCTGGTTGCTTCCACCCGAGCCATTTTTGAGGCCTGGATTACGACTGCCGCCTTCTATTTCCTGATCTGTTTTGTACTGTCGATGCTGTTTCGTCGACTGGAGTATCAGGCCGACACGCGCTGA